Genomic segment of Corynebacterium appendicis CIP 107643:
ATGATGCGCATCGCCGCGCGCGGCCGCTCCGGCACCCACCACGCGACGACCGCGCCGCCCTGCACGAGCACATGGCCGCCCGGCGTGGTTTCCGTGTCTTCGCCAAAGCCCGCCGCGACGAGCTCGTCGCGCACGTTCTCCGCCGCGTGGAACGCGCTCGGGCTCGCCGCCAGGAAGTCTGCGAAATCGCTGATCTGCATGAGCCCTACTCTAGGATGTAGTCCGATATGACTCCACGACCGCTCGCCTTGTCCCCCTCCCGCGCCAACGACTACCAGCAGTGCCCGCTGAAATACCGGCTGCGCGCAATCGACCGCATCCCCGAACCGAAAACAGAGGCGCAGGTCAAAGGCACCCTCGTCCACGCCGTCCTCGAGGCGATGCACGCATGGCCGCGCGAGGAGCGCACCTTCCCCGCCGCCGTCAAGCAGCTCAAGCCAGCATGGGCGTCGCTTATCGACGACGACGCCTCCGTCGCCGACCCCATTTCCGACGAGCACCAATTGCTTGTCGACGCCCGCGACCTCCTCCGCGGTTACTTCCACATGGAAAACCCGCTCGGTTTCGACTCGCACGAGCAGGAGATGTACGTCGATACCGTCCTGCCCAACGGCGTGCCCGTGCGCGGGTTCATCGACCGCGTCGACATCGCCCCCACGGGAGAAATCCGCGTCGTCGACTACAAGACCGGGAAGAAGCCTCTCCCCCGGTACTCAGCGGAGGCGCAATTCCAGATGCGCTTCTATGCGCTGGTTTACTGGCGTTTGTTCGGCACCATCCCGCACCAGCTGCGTCTGATGTACCTGAAGGTGATGGACTCCATGTTCCTCACCCCCTCGCGCGAGGAGCTCGAGTACTTCGAGCGCGACCTCGGTGACCTGTGGACCAAGATTGAAGCCGACGGCCGCTCCGGCAATTTCCGCCCGAAGACCTCGAAGCTGTGCAACTGGTGCTCGTTCCAGAGTCTCTGCCCTGCCTTCGACGGCACGCCGCCGCCGTACCCCGGATGGCCGGGGTCCACCGCAGAATTATTCGGCACGCCTGAAAGTGGCGCCGGCGCAGCTCGACTGAACGGCACGAACGCGAATACGCCCGGTGTCGGGGAGGCACCCGCAGGCGAGCACCCCACCGATTAGCTCGGGCGAGCCGGCTAGAACAGGCCGCTGATGGTTCCGCTGGCGTCGACGTCGATGTTGTTGGCGGCGGGCACCTTCGGCAGACCCGGCATGGTCACGACGTCGCCGGTGAGCACTACGACGAAGCCCGCGCCGGTGCGCGGCAGCAAGCGCTGGACGTGCAGAGCGTGGCCCTCCGCGGCACCGAGTGCGGACGGGTCGTCGGAGAACGAGTACTGCGTCTTCGAGATGCACACCGGCAGGGTGTCCCAGCCGTTGTCCTTGAGCATCTGCAGGTCGCGCAGGGCTGCGGCGGAATACTGGACGTCGTCGGCGCGGTAGATTTCGCGGGCGATCGTCTCGATGGACGATTCGGTGCCCGCAGCCGGGTCGTACAGCGGTTTCGACGTCCCGGTGCCGAGGGCGCCCGCCAGGGTCTCGGCGAGGGCGGTCGCGCCGTCTCCGCCCTGCGCCCACACCTCGGCCTCCTCGAGAGCGACGCCGAAGTCTGCGGCCCAGTCGCGCATGAATTCGCACTCCGCGTCAGTGTCGGAGACGAACAGGTTCAGGGCCACGACCGGCTCGACGCCGAATTTACGGATATTCTCCACGTGGCGCTCAAGGTTGACGATGCCGGACTTCAGGGCATCGAGGTTCTCGTCGGTAAGCTCCTGCTTTGGCACGCCGCCGTTGTATTTCAGGGAGCGGATGGTCGCGACGACGACAGCGCCCGCGACGTCGAGGTCTCCGTAGCGCGCCTTGATGTCGAAGAATTTCTCCGCGCCTAGGTCGGAGCCGAAACCTGCCTCCGTGAGCACAATGTCGGCGCGCTTGCGGGCAGTTTGCGTGGCGACAAGCGTGTTGCACCCGTGCGCGATATTCGCGAACGGTCCGCCGTGGATGAAGGCGGGGGTGCCGCCGAGAGTCTGCACGAGGTTCGGGTTGATCGCGTCCTTGAGCAGCGCGGCCATCGCGCCTTCGGCCTTTAGGTCGCCCGCGGTGACCGGCTCCTTGTCGTAGGTCAGGCCGACGGTGATGCGCGCGAGGCGCTGCTTGAGGTCCTCGAGGTCGGTGGCGAGACCGAGAATCGCCATGATCTCGCTGGCGGCGGTAATGGTGAAGCCGGTCTCAGCGGGCGCCCCGCTGCCGGGGCCGCCCAGGCCGGTCACCACGTTGCGGAGCGAGCGGTCGTTGACGTCGAGGCAGCGCTGCCAGGTGACGCGGCGGGCGTCGATACGCAATTCGTTGCCGTGCTGAATGTGGTTGTCGACGATCGCAGCGAGCGTGTTGTTCGCGCTCGTGATCGCGTGGAAGTCGCCCGTGAAGTGAAGGTTGATGTTCTCCATGGGCACGACCTGCGCGTATCCGCCGCCCGCAGCGCCGCCCTTGATGCCCATGACCGGGCCGAGCGACGGCTCGCGCAGCGCGACAGCGGCGTTGTGCCCCAGCTTCGCCAGCGCATCCGTGAGCCCGATGAGCACCGTCGACTTGCCCTCTCCCGCCGGTGTCGGCGACACGCCGGTGACGAGCACGAGCTTGCCCAAAGGCGCGCCGTCCAGCTTGGTCACGTCGACCTTGGCCATGGAGCGGCCGTACGGGATCAGCGCGTCGTCGGGGATCCCCGCCTTCGCGGCGATGTCCGCGATCGGTTCGAGGGTGTGGGCCTGGGCGATTTCTACGTCGGATTTCACGTCGGTGTTCGAAGTCATGCCCCCAAGCCTAGGCCAGACAGCGAGCGGAGTTCCGCTAGATCAGCACCGCGCCGAAGGCGTAGCTGAGCAGCACCGACAAAGCGATGCAGATCACGCCGGGGACGATGAACGGGTGGTCGAAAACGTACTTGCCGATTCGCGTCGAGCCGGTGTCGTCCATCTCGACTGCGGCGAGCAGCGTCGGGTACGTCGGCAGGACGAACAGCGCGGACACTGCCGGGAACGCGGCGACTGCGGTGAGCGGGCTGACGCCGATCGCGAGAGCTGCCGGCATGAGCGCTTTCGCCGTCGCGGCCTGCGAGTACAGCAGGGATGCCGCGAAGAACAGCACCACCGCGAGCAGCCACGGCTGCGACTGCAAGACAGTGCCCGAGATATTCTGGATGTCCTGAATGTAGTGGTTGATGAACGTCGTGCCCAGCCACGCGACGCCCAGCACGCACACGCACGCGGACATGCCGGAACGAAACACCTGCGTGCCGAGGATCTCGGCGGAGGGAATCTTGGTCACGACCACGATGATGGTGGCAGCCGCCAGCATGATCGCCATGATGGCCTCGTTGCGCGGGATCGTCGGGTCAGCAATCAGGCCGACCTGCTCGGAGATCAGCGTCGCGTAGATCATCACCACGACGATCGCGAGCAAAAAGACGCTTACCGACGTCTTCGCCGCCCTCGTCGGCTCATACCCCACCTCGGACGCCGGCGGCCGCACCAGACCGTCCGCCATGCGCTTCTGGTACACGGGATCGTCGGCAAGGTCCTTGCCCATGCGGTTGGCAATCCAGGCAGTCGGGAAAATCGCGAGGAAGGTCGCCGGGATCATGACCCCGAGCAGCTGGAGGTAGCCGACGCCGAGGGGTTCGAGGATTCCCGCCAGGAACACCACCGCCGCGGAAATCGGCGACGCCACGATCGCCATCTGGGATGCGATCACCGCCACCGACAACGGACGCGACGGGCGCACCTTGCCCTCCTTGGCCACCTCGACGATGACCGGCAGCGTCGAGAACGCCGTGTGGCCGGTGCCGGCGAGAACCGTCATCAGCCAGGTCACGATCGGCGCGTACAAGGTGATGCGCTTCGGGTCCCTCCGCAAGAACTTCTCCGCCAGGTAGACAAGGTAATCCATGCCGCCGGCGAGCTGCATCGCTGAAATCGCGGCGATGACGCACATGATGATGCCGATGACGTCGAACGGAATATCCTCCGCCGTCACCGTCATGCCCGTCATGCCGAGCAGCAGCACACCTAGGCCGCCGGCGAAACCGATCGCGATTGAACCGTACCGGGCGCCAAGAACGATCGCGCCGAAAAGAATGATGAGTTGGAGAACCAACAACATGATGTGAGCCTTTCAGTCACGCTCCCGGCTGCCGGATCAAGCGCGATGAGCGTGACGAAATCGTGGAGGCAGCCGCATCTGAATCCAGTATGAAACGCGAAGAACCGCCCGGCCAACATGGCGGGGCGGTTTTGGGCCCGATTGTGTCCGGTTTAACAGATTGAGAACCGAACCTTATGCGGGAAAGACGCTCAGACGATTAATCGAGGTAGAGCTTTCCCCGGTATTCCGGGTGCATGAGGTTTTCCTTGGAGAGGATCTGGTCGAGGGTTTCTTCGTCGAGAAGCTCTTTTTCGAGCACGAGCTCGCGGACGCCCTTGCCCGTCGCCGCCGCCTCCTTGCCGATCAGATCGCCGTTGTGGTGGCCGATGAACGGGTTGAGGTACGTGATGATGCCGATGGAATTGTCCACGTAGCCCTGGCACACGTCCTCGTTCGCGGTGATGCCGACGACGCATTTCTCCCGCAGCGTCTTCGCGGCGTTGCGCAGCAGGTCGATCGAGCCGAACAGACTGCGCGCAATGACCGGCTCCATGACGTTGAGCTGGAGCTGGCCGGCCTCGGCAGCCATGGAGACCGTGACGTCGTTGCCGAAGACCTTGAAGCACACCTGGTTGACCACTTCGGGGATGACCGGGTTGACCTTCGCGGGCATGATCGACGAGCCGGCCTGGCGCTCCGGGAGGTTGATCTCGTTGAGGCCGGCGCGCGGGCCGGAGGACAGCAGGCGCAGGTCGTTACAAGTCTTGGACAGTTTCATCGCCGCGCGCTTGAGAGCGGAATGCGCCATGACGTAGCTGCCGGTGTCCGAGGTCGCCTCGATCAGGTCCGGCGAGGTGGCGATCGGCAGACCCGTGACCTCGCGCAGCGCCGCGATCACCTGGTCGCGGTAGCCGCCCGGGGTGTTAACGCCAGTGCCGATCGCGGTGGCGCCCAGGTTGACCTCGAGCAGATCCGTCGCAGCCTGCTGCAGCTTGTCCTGCTCCTCGGCGAGGTTCGCGCCGAATGCCGTGAACTCCTGGCCCAGGGTCATCGGAACGGCATCCTGGAGCTGTGTGCGGCCCATCTTGAGGATGTCGGCGAACTCGTCGCCCTTCGCGCGGAATGCCTTCTGCAGCTCGTCGAACTCCGCGATGAGCGTCTGCATCGAGTGGTACAGGCCCAGTCGGAACCCGGTCGGGTACGCGTCGTTCGTCGACTGGGACATGTTGACGTCGTCGTTCGGATTGAGATCGTCGTAGCTGCCCTTCTCCTTGCCCAGGATTTCCAGCGCCAGGTTCGCGACAACCTCGTTGGTGTTCATGTTCACCGACGTGCCGGCGCCGCCCTGGTAAGCGTCGGTCGGGAACTGGTCCATGCACGCGCCCTCGTCGAGGATCTTGTCGCAGGCCGCGATGATCGCATCAGCCTTGTCCTTCGGCAGGGTGTGCAGACGGCGGTTCGCCATCGCCGCAGCCTTTTTCACCATGACCATGCCGCGGACGAAATCCGGGTAGTCCTGGATCTTCGCGGACGACATCTGGAAGTTGTCGATCGCACGCATCGTATGCACGCCGTAGTACTTGTCGTCGGGGACCTCGACGGTTCCGAGCAGGTCTTCTTCTGTTCTGTAACCCATAGGCCCCAGTGTAGAGAAGAATTAGATTCGGGCGATTTGCAGTTCCGTAGCCAGGATCGCCTCGGCGCCAGCCGCCGCGAGGCTGTCCATCAGCTGGTTCGCTTCCTTCCGGGGCACCATCGCGCGCACCGCGACCCAGTTGTCTCGCTGCAGTGGAGACACCGTCGCGCCCGTCAACCCCGGGGTGATCTTCACGGTGGCGTCGAGGTTGTCTCGCGAGACGTTGTAATCGAGCATCACGAAATTGTGCGCTGTGAGTATGCCGCGGATACGCGAGAGCAGTACCTCGTCGTCGGCAGTAAGCTCACGGTCTTTCCGCTTGACGACGACCGCCTCACTCTCCACAATCGCCTCCCCGAACGGCTCCAGCCCTTGCTGGCGGAGAGTCCGTCCCGTGGAGACCACGTCGGCGATCGCGTCCGCTACACCGAGCTTGATGGAAATCTCCACCGCGCCGTCCAGGCGGATTACCTCAGTGCTGATGCCCCGCTCGGCGAGGTAGTCCTCGGCGAGGTGGGGGTAACTCGTCGCTAAGCGTTTGCCCTCGAGGTCCTCGATCGACCACGTCTCCCCCGCTGGCGCCGCGAAACGGAACGTCGAGCCACCGAAGCCGAGCTCGAGCACTTCCTCCACCTCCGCGCGGGAGTCGAGCGCGAGATCTCGCCCGGTGATGCCCAAGTCCAGGTGCCCCGCCGCGACATAGATCGCGATGTCCTTCGGACGCAGGAAGAAGAACTCGACGTTATTCGCCTCGTCGACGATGTTGAGCGCCTTGCTCTGCCCGCGCCCCTTGTATCCGGCTTCCTTCAGAATCCCGGTGGCCGCTTCCGACAAAGAACCCTTATTGGGCACAGCGATCTTGATCATGGTGGGCGGAGACTCCTTTAGAGGTACTTGTAGATGTCGTCGGGGGTGAGACCACGGTGAATCATCATCACCTGCGTCCAGTACATGAGCTGGCTCATCTCCTCCGCCAACTCCTCGTCCGACTGGTACTCGGCGGCGATCCACACCTCGCCAGCCTCCTCGATGATCTTCTTGCCGATGAAATGCGGCCCCTTATCAAGCGCCTCCACCGTGCCCGAGCCTTCCGGCCGTTCAGCTGCTTTCGTGGACAGTTCCGCAAAAAGATCGTCGAAATTCTTCACGCAGATCACTCTAACCCATCTGCCGCGTGCGCTGGCCGAGTTTCATGCGTACCCACTGCTCGCTCCGGCTGCGCTGTGCGCAATCAACGCCCGGCAGCGGTGGCGGACGCGGCGTGCGCAAGGGCTGTGCAGAGGCGCGAAGCGTGCACACGGACCGGACGCAGGCGCGGGGCCTGCCCGGGGACTGAACGGATCTGCGGGGTGGGCGGATTACCAGGCTTGACAGATTCGCGGGCTAGGCAGTTTCCCGGGCCAACTTGGCGGATTCGAACCACTCCGCGACGTCGCCGGCGTGCGCGCCGACGAAACGCGCAGGATCGAAGGGCTGCGCACCCTCAGGCACTGAGTTGGCGGGAGCGAGCCCGAGAACGACGCACCCGGCGGCGGCTGCAGCGGACATGCCCGCCCAGGAGTCCTCGAAGACGAGGCAGTCGGCGGGGTCGGCGTCCACCATCGACGCGGCTTTGAGGTACATGTCGGGCGCAGGTTTCGGGTTCGGCACCTCGTCCCCGGTGATGGATCCGGCGAACAAGGCGCGGCCGACGGCATCGATGCACTGGTCGGCGAGTTCGCGTTCAGTGTTGGTCGTCACGAGCATCGGCATGCCGGCGGCGTGAAGCGAAGACAGCAGCTCGCGCACGCCGGGATTGGGCACCAGCTGGCCGGAGAACAACTCCGCCATACGGCCAAACATCCAGGACCGGTGGTGGTTGTAGTCGAGTTGGGACGTCGATAAGCCAGCCCATTCTGCGCAGACGCGCAACGTGTTCGGGAAGCTTCCGCCGATCGTTTCCTCGCGCTTTTCGGCGCTCAGGCGGCGGCCGAGGCGTTCGGAGAGTTCGTACGTCGCCACACCCCACAGGGGTTCGGTGTCCACCATCGTGCCGTCCATGTCCCAGAAGACGGCGCGTGGCCCGCGGCTAGTCAAGCTCAGGGAGGGAGTTGAGGGCCTCGTCGTCGGCGCCGGTCGCCGCGGCGGCACGGTACGAGAGATCCTGCAGGTCAGCCTTTTCTTCCGGCTCGAGCACGGCGTCAGCATGCTTGGCGTTGAAATCGTGCAGGCTGTTGAAGAAGGGGTCGACCACGGAGGCGAGCTTGTCGCCGTCCGGGTCGTCCCCGATCAGCTCCAACGCGTCGAGATAGCCCTCGATGAGCTTCTTCAGGTCGGGCAGCACAGCCGGGTCGAACGGCTCCTCCCACAGCTCTTTGTCGTCGTCCTTGAGGTAGGAGCCGGTGGCGAAGGTGGTCAGGTCATCGATGAACTCGTCGACGTCGGATTGGAACTGATCGCGAATGGTCATGTCCGCCATCATTCCCCAAGTTCAGCGGAGCTGCACGCCAAGCAATCCGTCGAGGGCGCCCGCGATGATTCCGTTGTGGTCGCCGGTCGCGTCGTCGATGGTTTTCAGGGCGGTGACGGTGTCGAGGTCGTCGGCAAGCGCTGCGCGCAGCTTATCGACGACTCCCATCGCCTCCCCCTCACTCACCTCCTCGCTGAGCGCCTCACGCCACCTGGACAAACGCGCCTCCGCCTCGTCGAGGATGTCGTATGAGAAATCGCGATCCTCGCGGTAGTGGCCGGAGAACACGGCGAGACGGATCGCCGCCGGGTCGTGGCCCTGCTCCGAGAGTTTGTGAACGAAGACAAGGTTGCCGAGGGACTTCGACATCTTCACTCCGTCGAGAGCGATCATGCCG
This window contains:
- a CDS encoding RecB family exonuclease; the encoded protein is MTPRPLALSPSRANDYQQCPLKYRLRAIDRIPEPKTEAQVKGTLVHAVLEAMHAWPREERTFPAAVKQLKPAWASLIDDDASVADPISDEHQLLVDARDLLRGYFHMENPLGFDSHEQEMYVDTVLPNGVPVRGFIDRVDIAPTGEIRVVDYKTGKKPLPRYSAEAQFQMRFYALVYWRLFGTIPHQLRLMYLKVMDSMFLTPSREELEYFERDLGDLWTKIEADGRSGNFRPKTSKLCNWCSFQSLCPAFDGTPPPYPGWPGSTAELFGTPESGAGAARLNGTNANTPGVGEAPAGEHPTD
- a CDS encoding formate--tetrahydrofolate ligase; its protein translation is MTSNTDVKSDVEIAQAHTLEPIADIAAKAGIPDDALIPYGRSMAKVDVTKLDGAPLGKLVLVTGVSPTPAGEGKSTVLIGLTDALAKLGHNAAVALREPSLGPVMGIKGGAAGGGYAQVVPMENINLHFTGDFHAITSANNTLAAIVDNHIQHGNELRIDARRVTWQRCLDVNDRSLRNVVTGLGGPGSGAPAETGFTITAASEIMAILGLATDLEDLKQRLARITVGLTYDKEPVTAGDLKAEGAMAALLKDAINPNLVQTLGGTPAFIHGGPFANIAHGCNTLVATQTARKRADIVLTEAGFGSDLGAEKFFDIKARYGDLDVAGAVVVATIRSLKYNGGVPKQELTDENLDALKSGIVNLERHVENIRKFGVEPVVALNLFVSDTDAECEFMRDWAADFGVALEEAEVWAQGGDGATALAETLAGALGTGTSKPLYDPAAGTESSIETIAREIYRADDVQYSAAALRDLQMLKDNGWDTLPVCISKTQYSFSDDPSALGAAEGHALHVQRLLPRTGAGFVVVLTGDVVTMPGLPKVPAANNIDVDASGTISGLF
- a CDS encoding anaerobic C4-dicarboxylate transporter — protein: MLLVLQLIILFGAIVLGARYGSIAIGFAGGLGVLLLGMTGMTVTAEDIPFDVIGIIMCVIAAISAMQLAGGMDYLVYLAEKFLRRDPKRITLYAPIVTWLMTVLAGTGHTAFSTLPVIVEVAKEGKVRPSRPLSVAVIASQMAIVASPISAAVVFLAGILEPLGVGYLQLLGVMIPATFLAIFPTAWIANRMGKDLADDPVYQKRMADGLVRPPASEVGYEPTRAAKTSVSVFLLAIVVVMIYATLISEQVGLIADPTIPRNEAIMAIMLAAATIIVVVTKIPSAEILGTQVFRSGMSACVCVLGVAWLGTTFINHYIQDIQNISGTVLQSQPWLLAVVLFFAASLLYSQAATAKALMPAALAIGVSPLTAVAAFPAVSALFVLPTYPTLLAAVEMDDTGSTRIGKYVFDHPFIVPGVICIALSVLLSYAFGAVLI
- the aspA gene encoding aspartate ammonia-lyase produces the protein MGYRTEEDLLGTVEVPDDKYYGVHTMRAIDNFQMSSAKIQDYPDFVRGMVMVKKAAAMANRRLHTLPKDKADAIIAACDKILDEGACMDQFPTDAYQGGAGTSVNMNTNEVVANLALEILGKEKGSYDDLNPNDDVNMSQSTNDAYPTGFRLGLYHSMQTLIAEFDELQKAFRAKGDEFADILKMGRTQLQDAVPMTLGQEFTAFGANLAEEQDKLQQAATDLLEVNLGATAIGTGVNTPGGYRDQVIAALREVTGLPIATSPDLIEATSDTGSYVMAHSALKRAAMKLSKTCNDLRLLSSGPRAGLNEINLPERQAGSSIMPAKVNPVIPEVVNQVCFKVFGNDVTVSMAAEAGQLQLNVMEPVIARSLFGSIDLLRNAAKTLREKCVVGITANEDVCQGYVDNSIGIITYLNPFIGHHNGDLIGKEAAATGKGVRELVLEKELLDEETLDQILSKENLMHPEYRGKLYLD
- the hisG gene encoding ATP phosphoribosyltransferase, translated to MIKIAVPNKGSLSEAATGILKEAGYKGRGQSKALNIVDEANNVEFFFLRPKDIAIYVAAGHLDLGITGRDLALDSRAEVEEVLELGFGGSTFRFAAPAGETWSIEDLEGKRLATSYPHLAEDYLAERGISTEVIRLDGAVEISIKLGVADAIADVVSTGRTLRQQGLEPFGEAIVESEAVVVKRKDRELTADDEVLLSRIRGILTAHNFVMLDYNVSRDNLDATVKITPGLTGATVSPLQRDNWVAVRAMVPRKEANQLMDSLAAAGAEAILATELQIARI
- a CDS encoding phosphoribosyl-ATP diphosphatase; the protein is MKNFDDLFAELSTKAAERPEGSGTVEALDKGPHFIGKKIIEEAGEVWIAAEYQSDEELAEEMSQLMYWTQVMMIHRGLTPDDIYKYL
- a CDS encoding HAD family hydrolase, whose translation is MTSRGPRAVFWDMDGTMVDTEPLWGVATYELSERLGRRLSAEKREETIGGSFPNTLRVCAEWAGLSTSQLDYNHHRSWMFGRMAELFSGQLVPNPGVRELLSSLHAAGMPMLVTTNTERELADQCIDAVGRALFAGSITGDEVPNPKPAPDMYLKAASMVDADPADCLVFEDSWAGMSAAAAAGCVVLGLAPANSVPEGAQPFDPARFVGAHAGDVAEWFESAKLARETA